The window CTAACCTACGTATATTTTTAATAGCACGATGGGTCAATAAAACCCTCGCATCAGCGGGGGTTTTTGTGTACAATAGATATATGACAGAGCAACGGAGGGTAGGAAGGCGGGCTCGCTTGTTTTTGGGCGGGCTGCTGATCGCGATTGTGAGTTTTGTGGCCGGGACACGGTCGGATTTAATTATGGCGCAGGTCGGGTCATTATTTGGCCTCAGGACAGCGACGGGGTCGCTGGATGTATCAACGATGCAGAACGTATATCGTGAGCTCAAGGCTCACTATGATGGCAAGTTGGACGAGCAGGCGCTTGCTCGTGGGGCGGCGCGCGGCATGGTGGCAGCAACGGATGATCCGCATACGGCGTATATGGATCCGGATGAGGCCAAGGAGTTCGAGAAGAGCTTGTCGGGCAATATTGGCGGCGGTATCGGGGCGGAAATCGCTAAGAAACATAATGTGCCGACAATCATCCGACCGCTCAAAAATAGTCCAGCTGAAAAGGCGGGCATTAAAGCCGGCGATGCTATCGTCAAGGTGAATGATACAGTGGTAACTGATATGCCGGTTGATCAAGTGGTGCAGCGCATTCGTGGCGATGTCGGCACGACGGTCAAGTTGGTACTGTCGCGTGGCGGCGAGCGTAAAGATGTAACGGTGACACGCGAGGAGGTTGTCGCGCCGGCTGCCGAGTGGAAGATCGACGGTGAGATCGGTATTTTGACGGTGAGCCGTTTCAATGACGATACCGGCAAGCAAGCGCGCCAAGCCGCCGAGGAATTCCGTTCGGCAGGTGTCAAGAAAGTCATCCTTGACCTCCGAGGAAATCCTGGCGGTACGGTGGCGGCCGCACAGGCGTTAGCGGGGTTGTGGCTCAATCATGAGGTGGTAATGATCCAACGGCGCGGTGAGCAGGTTATCTCGACCGAGAAATCAACCGGCCAGCCGCTCCTCGGTGATATCAAGACGGTTGTGTTGATTAACGGTGGTAGTGCTAGCGCTAGTGAGATTGTGGCGGGGGCGCTCAAGGATCATGGCAAGGCGACGCTGGTTGGCGAAAAAACCTATGGCAAGGGCAGCGTGCAGCGGCCGATTGATCTGGCGGATGGCTCGGTTCTGAAAGTGACTGAGGCGCGCTGGTATACGCCGTATGGCAAGAATATTGATAAGTCGGGCATCGAGCCGGATGTCAAGGTCGAGATGACGGCTGGGGCGGCAGATAATGGGCGTGACCCACAGTTAGAGAAAGCAAAGAGTGTCTAGACTCAAAAAGGGAGGGTAAAGATATGCAACACAGAAAAAAAATACTATTAGTCGAAGATGACACGGCACTGGCGGCAGTCTATCGGTCACGGCTGGAGCTGGAGGGCTTTGAGATTCGTGAGGTGCATAATGGCGAGGATGCGCTGTCGGCAACGGTGGCGTTTCGGCCGGATCTGATCGTGCTGGATGCCATGATGCCGAAAATTAGTGGCTTTGACGTGCTCGATATCCTGCGCAATACGCCAGAAACGACCAACGTGCGGGTGATCATGCTGACGGCGCTCAGTCAGCAGAAAGACCGGGAGCGGGCAGAAGCGCTGGGCGTAGACGAATACCTCGTCAAGTCACAAGTGGTGATCGGCGACGTGGTAGCGCGAGTAAAGCATCATTTGGGTGTGTCGTAGCTGCCTGGAGAAACTAGCCGCTCAAATACTACTAGCGTAGCGGGATAGGCAGCTAAATGAACGGGTGTAATCAAATGGGTGCAATCTGGACGCCGGGATAGCAGGTCATAGAATAGTACTGGCTAGCCGACGCAAACCTGAGTGCGTCGCTCGGTTTTGCCGGTGAATTTGGTTTTCTTGACCTGCTT is drawn from Candidatus Saccharibacteria bacterium oral taxon 488 and contains these coding sequences:
- a CDS encoding S41 family peptidase; translation: MTEQRRVGRRARLFLGGLLIAIVSFVAGTRSDLIMAQVGSLFGLRTATGSLDVSTMQNVYRELKAHYDGKLDEQALARGAARGMVAATDDPHTAYMDPDEAKEFEKSLSGNIGGGIGAEIAKKHNVPTIIRPLKNSPAEKAGIKAGDAIVKVNDTVVTDMPVDQVVQRIRGDVGTTVKLVLSRGGERKDVTVTREEVVAPAAEWKIDGEIGILTVSRFNDDTGKQARQAAEEFRSAGVKKVILDLRGNPGGTVAAAQALAGLWLNHEVVMIQRRGEQVISTEKSTGQPLLGDIKTVVLINGGSASASEIVAGALKDHGKATLVGEKTYGKGSVQRPIDLADGSVLKVTEARWYTPYGKNIDKSGIEPDVKVEMTAGAADNGRDPQLEKAKSV
- a CDS encoding response regulator, with the protein product MQHRKKILLVEDDTALAAVYRSRLELEGFEIREVHNGEDALSATVAFRPDLIVLDAMMPKISGFDVLDILRNTPETTNVRVIMLTALSQQKDRERAEALGVDEYLVKSQVVIGDVVARVKHHLGVS